In Plasmodium vivax chromosome 14, whole genome shotgun sequence, the genomic window CGAAATGGGCACAGCGTCCAAGCTCTTCCTGTTGGTAAAAATTTCGTGGAagctttgcttcttcttcatctccACCAGGTCCTGAATTTGTCTCTCTGTGTATCTGAAGTTTTTTAagtcttcaattttttctcttaaaaaTTGATGGAACTTTTTTAACACTTGTATATCCACGGCAAATAATTTGATGCAGTTATACTCATCCACGGAGAACCTCTGGTCAGATATATTATTGAGTTCGCATAGGAAGGTACCTCCTCCAccgtgggggagggggggggaactaCTACTGTCCTGTGAGGTTAACTCATTTATTTGTagcttcttatttttaatcatCTGACTCTTCAGtcgggggaagaagtggggACTCAGCATGCTCTCCAGGTGGGCAACTTGGAACTTCACGTTTGTGTGTCTGTCGATGCAGAAGTAGCTTTCGCTCTTCACCACGTTGGTTATGAAGAAGATGTTCGTTTGGCTGTTCGGGGGGGGCAGCTCACTGGGGTTACTTCCCATTGAGTTGCTTCCCACTGGGTTACTCCCAACAATGTTACTCCCAACCGGGTTGCCTCCCACTGGGTCACTCCCAATCGGGTCATTTTTAGTCCCCTCCCCGCCGGCCAACCCAACCAGGAGACCCACGTCGTTCACTTTCACCAAATGGCCAATGATGTGGTAGGCAAAATTCACATGCTCACTCATGTCGAGGAGGAAAGTTTTTTTCAATTGAAAGTAGGTGATAATTTCGTatgtcatatatttatacacatctagttttatttttttttcttctttgtaAATTTGTATTAACCGTTCAGGCGTTTGTGTCTCCTTTGCAAAGGGGTCTCCCTTCCCTTCTCCGAGGTGGTAGTGGTGGTCACTTGCGTCCCTCGAATCTTCGAAGAGTCTCTTCCCTTGGTGGTGATCCTTCGTGGCGCTCCTGCTTCGCGTGCGCGTTTCCCGCGTCTTTCTCTcaccgcggggggggcggctGACACGGCTGTCGCAGCTACTGTGGCTGTCTCTGCTGCTAACGCTgccaccgctccccccgctaTCATCATAGTCGGAATGCCTACGACGAAGTGCCTCTTTACCCTCGTGCACGTGGGACCCCTTCCTGAGCACCTTCTTTCTCTTGCTCCAGTCCTctctcttctcccccctgtcATTCGGGTAGAGTTCATTCCTCTCATCTGACGTGGTCGCATcgatttttttgctaactcccccctgtgtgtgtagggtctcctttttcttcactttattttttacgctCTTCTTTCTACGAAAAGAGTCCTCTGACGGGGAGGACTCCGCTGTCTCGCTGCCCACCTTGCTTAAGCGTCTTCCCTTAACGCCATCCCCTTTGGGGCCGCTCTTCAATCTACCTGTTTGGTAATCAATCGGTTCGTTTTCTCCCCGTTTGGTTGCCTCTCTCTCCTGCATCTGCGATTGGGAAgaatcttttccttttctaaaCTCATCATGTGAGTCATTGCTGTGTAGGTCTCTCTCCACGGCGGAGCTGGCAGTGGTACCTCCCCTTCCAATTTTCGAGCtctgtttattttgtttttttcctgctgTTACCCCTTCTTTGGTGGGCCTACTCAACATGTCTGCCTTAtccacctgggggggggcaactttcttcttccccttcaccaGTGCCGCCTTACCCCCCTGCACCACCTGGTTGGCGTCATCGTCTTGATCTGCCGTTCTTTCCACTTGAGACTGGGGCTTCAGTTTTTTTAGGAGAATTCTCCGATGTTCCTTTATCATGTGTTCTTCATGTCTCTTCGCGAGGATAAGTTCCCTTTCGTATTCTGGGAGGTCCTCCAGGTCGCTCATTTGGTCTTGACTGTCCGAGGCGTCATCCTCCTGGGGGAGGCCTTCATCCACTTGGTTAGGTGAACCCTCCTTTGGTTCGCTCTCCCCACAACTGCTTGCGCTGTGGGGGCCCCCGCCCTGCTCGCTCCCCTCGCTTCCTCGCCCttcatcctttttctttttttttttctgcgcgcGGCTCCCCTTCTCCATTGCGGATTCATTCGGGGGGGGCGTCCGGAAGAGCAAATCGTTGCGAGTCTTCACGCATGCGGTGGGCACTCCGTTAAGCGGTCACTCTGTTAAGCGGTCACTCTGTTGGGCGGTTACTCCGCCGAGCAGTCACGTGGACCGGGAGGAAGGCCACCTATCAAACGGGCTGCCCTGttgctttcctttccttcacTTTCTTAACTTCGATGAGCCTTCTTAAGGAGACTCTCCCCCCATACTGTGCCTCTGCACGGTGGACCAGAGTtcccctccaaaaaaaaaggccaacgCAGCACCTCCACGTTCGGTTAGCCCCTTTGTGCTAACAGCTTAGGGCCCCGTCACGAACTGCATCGGCAGGCGGCAGTTGCGCATCACCTTAATCTGGGAGAACTCCAACGGGGGGGTTCTTTCTTTAAACGGTTTCACCGCAGCgggaaattaattatttttcttttcagcTTCAccgcaaaggggagaaaaaaaaaaaaaaaaaggcgctaGGACTTACGGGGCTAAAATAGAGAGGGTGACCATGGGGGCAGGACCGCCGAGTCGTTTTCACGGAGTTGTATTCGCTGCTAAACGGAggagttttttccccccctgtgggaGTCCCACGGACGTCTTCCAACCAGTGAGCAGTGAAGCGGTAGAAGCGGTAGAAGCGGTAGAAGTGGTAGAAGCGGTAGAAGCGGTAGAAGCGCATGCCGCGTGCCCCCTTGCGAGGCATCCGAACAATTTTAAGAGACACACTTCTccaattaaacaaaaaatgagccATTCGAATTAAGTCACCGTGGGAGATGAACACCAACACATGGGGGGCTGCGCGCTGGCCGCCCCAAGGCAACTCGTTTGGGTTGCCTCCAAAAGGTATGCTCAtgagaagagaaaaaaaaaaaaaaaaaaaaaaaaaattcacaccgaatggaaaaatttaacaaacaGCACCAACGTTTGTGgtgggaagggaaaaaaaaaaggacacgGGTGGGCAGCAATGCGGTTAGCAGCTCGGTTAGCAGCTTGGTTAGCAGCTCGGTTAGCAGCTCGGTTAGCAGCTTGGTTAGCAGCTTGGTTAGCAGCTTGGTTAGCAGCTCGGTTAGCAGCTCGGTTAGCAGCTCGGTTAGCAGCTTGGTTAGCAGCTCGGTCTGCAACGCGGTCGCACATCGCTTCATTCGCCGCTTCGCTCACCGCTTCActggccgctccccccctagAGGTAATACTTGACGATGTGGCTGGAGCGGAGAACCGTCTTGAAGATGTTCACAAATTCGGTGCACTCGTCGGCGGGCTGGTCGGGCAGGCCCTGGGTGACCAGCCTCTGCCGCACGGCACTCAAGAGGCAATTATACTTGTCGTCCCACTTGGCCTCCTCCTTGGACCTTTCCTCCTCGCTAACCTCGATGAGGCTGTactcttttctttcttcttcgtcttccatTTTTAGAAGTTCGATGGCGTGGTCCGTGTGGGGTGACTCCAGGAGGGGTGGTCGGTCAAGAAGGGGCGGTTGTTCCAGTAGGCGGTGTTGTTCCAGCTGGTCATGCTGGCCGTGCTGCTCCACCTGACCGTGCTGCCCCTGCTGCCCCTGCTGACCGCGCCCATCGAACAGATGAGGGAGCCTCTGCCCGTtggtcaaaatggagagctgCGACATCTGGAGCCTCTTCTGCAAAATGTTGTTGGAGGTGTTCAGGGGAAGCATCAGGGAGAGGATCATGAGGGacttaattaaaaaggggtagTTCTGGGGATACACGAGGTGCATTCTCTGtttcgaaaaaatgggagactccaaaagaaaaattaaattgtccAGCTGATGGTAGAAATCAGAATTAAGGCTCAACAGGGATAGGTAGGAACAGATGAGGTAGGCCAGCTGGTACTTCTCTAACCATAGGAGGaacgaaatggaagaaatgGGGTTCCTCAACCAGGCAATCAAAATGAGGGAGAAGAGCGAATATTGCTTCTTAAGGAAAAGGGCATTTCTTAAGTATTTGGTCTCCTCCGACGTTAGAAGCACCCAACTTAGCACTTGAATGAATTTCATTACAAAGGGGACGTTCTCCTCACCAATTAGAGAGTAGCAGAGGTAGGCAAAGAACTTCTTATTGTTCAGGCAGCGTGTTATGTGTTGGACGATCACCTTCCCCTTGTGAATGAGCAAATGGTCATCGTTGCGAAAGAGGGCAATCAGATTTTTACTCACTTGCTCGTAGAAATGAAACTTATTTTCCACGGTGGAACACATGGCCGAGAGGACCGTTAGGGAGAGGAGCACCACCTGCTTGTCGTTGCTTCGGAGACACTTAAACACGCAGGTGAGTATTTCGTCGTTGTGCTTCTTTACCACTTCGCTTTTGTAGATGAGCATTTCTATTAGCCACTGCAGGCAGATGATCACTGGGTAGATGCTCCGCTTGTCTAGATTATCTTGGAAGGGGTCCTCCTCCGGGTCCGAGGGAGGGTCGCCGCGTGGGTGCGCCTCTCCGTCTGCCTCTCCTCCTACACCGCTTGCCACACCGCTAGTCACACCTCTAGCCACACCGCTCGTCACACCTCTAGCCACACCGCTAGTCACACCTCTAGCCACACCGCTAGCCACACCTCTAGCCACACCGCTAGCCACAGCgatgccccccccctcgctgGCGTAGCCGTGGCGGCTCCCCCGCTGGGCCAGCTTCCTAATGTAGTACGCCTCCGTCTTGAGGGGGTCGCGCACCGGAatgttcttccccctcagTTCGCTCATCAGCCTCTCGTGCCTCTGCAGGAACTTGGCGTTGTAGCTgttgcgcgggggggggccctcACCAGCCCCTTCCCCCTGCTGAGTTTCCCTCTGCTGCGTCTCCCTATGCGGCTCGTTCGTCTGGATGTCATCGCCTCCGCCATCGCCGCCTCCTTCACCATCGCCATCTCCTTCACCATTGCCATCTCCTTCACCATTGCCATCTCCTTCACCATCGCCTTCACCTGCACCACCGCCGCCAGTCAGGGGCGTGTGCGCCCGCGCCCCCCCCTGGCCACTCCCCGTCACGGGGGCGCCCtctttgcttctcccctcctcCGAGGACTCCCCCTCCGGGTAAAACAGGTTGTAGGACTCGTAGCTGAAGGCGTCGCTTCCTCCGCCACGATTGCCTTCCGGTGAGTGCGGTTCGTCTGCCCTGTCTGCCCCGTCTGCATCGTCTGGCTTGCCGGCCAGGTTGGACTCCCCCGATTCGCTCCCGCGGGAGGGGTCCTTCCCCCGCtggcttctcccctccgGGGTGTGCTCGTTCCTTGGCTGGCTTCTCCTCTCCAGGGTGTGATCACTCCCTGGTTGGCTCCTCCTCTGCGGGGTGTGCTCGGCGCCCCCCTTGGCGCGCCTGCTCGCGTGCAGCGGTTTGCTCCTCCGGTGGTTGATTTCTCGCGGTGATTTTGCTTCGCTCGTCTGGTTCGCCGCTCGTGTTTCTCTCGTTCGGTTCGCCGCCCCCATTCCGCCCGTCTGCTCTGCCGCCCCCGCTTCGCTCCCGTGGGTGCCTTCGTTCCGCCCGGAGAGCTCGACCTTGCTGATGGTGCTGCAGATGATGGCACACACGAGCTTGGTCAAAAGCGGCGCGCACTTCATCTGCGAAAATTTGATGAAGCTGATCAGAAGCTCGCTGCACTTCCTAGCAGTGTAGTGGATGTCGAAATGCAGATGAGCTGTGCAGGCGATAATCCTTTTAATCAACtcgcaaaggaaaaaattatttttctttacactTCTAAagatattataaaaatgaacatttaaaatttgaatgaaataataaagcCAAAGGAGACACTTATGCTTTATAATGGTATTTTTGTGAATACAAaattcaataaaaataaaagcgatgtgtttaaaaaatgacctgacttgttcataatttgaaGTGCTAATTTTATCAACGTACAAATCGAGACATTGATTTGCTTGCCTTTGAATGTCTCTGTTTTGATCTgccaacataaaaaaaaggtcactaatgaagaagtggaagtACTCAAATAGGTTAACCGTTTTGATATTCTGAAAGAGGAGCAGCCAAGATAGGATGACTTGCCTCGCGTTGGGATTTTCTATGCCAATCCtttctttcaaaatgaaaataattttgtaaatattaaaaacattattgtatgaacaagtcaggtcTTTTAATAAATTGTCAAGAAAGGCTCCTCCACTTTTGACATTTGGACAAGAATcggaaaaaatgcgaaacAGGCAATCAAAAATATCCTCGATATGATAAAAAACTACGCTTTTGGACACTTTGCAAAGATTATACAAACTTTCGCACACATAGTATCTCACCTTCGAGTCAGGGTCACTTACGCATGACACGATTATCTTCAAAATGATGGagaagtaaaattttatttgtgtatCTACAGTGATCGAGATGAAGGCCAAGGCTATCAGTCCTCCACATCTTTCCGTGGGGTTAATACTTTGAATAAACTTTTCcttcaaaaaatgtattatgcTGATTACCTTCCTATTTTGGTATTTATTCGCGACGTTCTCTACGTCGGTATCATGTTCatacaatattttattcacCTGACTCAGTTGGCTCCACTCGTCTGATTtgcctgacttgttcatatttttttttttttttttttccatttggatcATCTCTGAGGGCGTCATGGCGGACATTCCCCGGTCAAACTTGCCGTTAAACAGACCAGTTGACTTCCCGATCGCCGCGTCAATATGGCAATTCTCTTGGAACTTCTCCAGGAGGAGTTTCTTAATTATTTCGGACCCCAGGAGGAGCTTCTCTTCGCTCGGCTCCTTCAGCAGGCTGCTtcgcttctccacttctcgggattttctcttttcccgATGGTTGTCCTGTTCGATGTTAACCTGGTTGGTTGTCTTCCACTGATCTGCGCTCACCTCGTTGGTTGTCTTCCACTGATCTGCGCTCACCTCGTTGGTTTTCTCCCCCTGTTCGATGCTCACCTCGTTGGTTGTCTTCCCCTGCTCTGCGCCCACCTCGTCGGTCCTCTTCCCCTGCTCGGTGTAGTCCCTAAAGTAGTGCTCACTGTTTGCCACGTCCACCTCCGTCTGCGAATTCACCCCCtcaaatg contains:
- a CDS encoding hypothetical protein, conserved (encoded by transcript PVX_123910A), with protein sequence MEKGSRAQKKKKKKDEGRGSEGSEQGGGPHSASSCGESEPKEGSPNQVDEGLPQEDDASDSQDQMSDLEDLPEYERELILAKRHEEHMIKEHRRILLKKLKPQSQVERTADQDDDANQVVQGGKAALVKGKKKVAPPQVDKADMLSRPTKEGVTAGKKQNKQSSKIGRGGTTASSAVERDLHSNDSHDEFRKGKDSSQSQMQEREATKRGENEPIDYQTGRLKSGPKGDGVKGRRLSKVGSETAESSPSEDSFRRKKSVKNKVKKKETLHTQGGVSKKIDATTSDERNELYPNDRGEKREDWSKRKKVLRKGSHVHEGKEALRRRHSDYDDSGGSGGSVSSRDSHSSCDSRVSRPPRGERKTRETRTRSRSATKDHHQGKRLFEDSRDASDHHYHLGEGKGDPFAKETQTPERLIQIYKEEKKIKLDVYKYMTYEIITYFQLKKTFLLDMSEHVNFAYHIIGHLVKVNDVGLLVGLAGGEGTKNDPIGSDPVGGNPVGSNIVGSNPVGSNSMGSNPSELPPPNSQTNIFFITNVVKSESYFCIDRHTNVKFQVAHLESMLSPHFFPRLKSQMIKNKKLQINELTSQDSSSSPPLPHGGGGTFLCELNNISDQRFSVDEYNCIKLFAVDIQVLKKFHQFLREKIEDLKNFRYTERQIQDLVEMKKKQSFHEIFTNRKSLDAVPISRITVQREICSIQREIDTLNYAKRRTNPGDLQALSQLGHQIDALTRKKDILKGQLQRARTNLARSKTAEAAPKEKPLRSYGSAPLLEQLPHKSLGVEERRGVSQLANYIHEEKKSFANFVTGKFADLPLDVHNKIVSHFLLGCLQRDQAYVDNPPADSSGEESGEESGEDFHLFGVNIANRVTPFEELKRKSFN
- a CDS encoding hypothetical protein, conserved (encoded by transcript PVX_123915A); the protein is MFLSLIKGLEKNEAKEDVINVNIQKLLGDKTYEKRKKGAQEIAEVVKLLLLKEKEDEQMQVDYIIDECGPDERASDEYSNFAHKDVHTFEGVNSQTEVDVANSEHYFRDYTEQGKRTDEVGAEQGKTTNEVSIEQGEKTNEVSADQWKTTNEVSADQWKTTNQVNIEQDNHREKRKSREVEKRSSLLKEPSEEKLLLGSEIIKKLLLEKFQENCHIDAAIGKSTGLFNGKFDRGMSAMTPSEMIQMEKKKKKNMNKSGKSDEWSQLSQVNKILYEHDTDVENVANKYQNRKVISIIHFLKEKFIQSINPTERCGGLIALAFISITVDTQIKFYFSIILKIIVSCVSDPDSKVRYYVCESLYNLCKVSKSVVFYHIEDIFDCLFRIFSDSCPNVKSGGAFLDNLLKDLTCSYNNVFNIYKIIFILKERIGIENPNARQVILSWLLLFQNIKTVNLFEYFHFFISDLFFMLADQNRDIQRQANQCLDLYVDKISTSNYEQVRSFFKHIAFIFIEFCIHKNTIIKHKCLLWLYYFIQILNVHFYNIFRSVKKNNFFLCELIKRIIACTAHLHFDIHYTARKCSELLISFIKFSQMKCAPLLTKLVCAIICSTISKVELSGRNEGTHGSEAGAAEQTGGMGAANRTRETRAANQTSEAKSPREINHRRSKPLHASRRAKGGAEHTPQRRSQPGSDHTLERRSQPRNEHTPEGRSQRGKDPSRGSESGESNLAGKPDDADGADRADEPHSPEGNRGGGSDAFSYESYNLFYPEGESSEEGRSKEGAPVTGSGQGGARAHTPLTGGGGAGEGDGEGDGNGEGDGNGEGDGDGEGGGDGGGDDIQTNEPHRETQQRETQQGEGAGEGPPPRNSYNAKFLQRHERLMSELRGKNIPVRDPLKTEAYYIRKLAQRGSRHGYASEGGGIAVASGVARGVASGVARGVTSGVARGVTSGVARGVTSGVASGVGGEADGEAHPRGDPPSDPEEDPFQDNLDKRSIYPVIICLQWLIEMLIYKSEVVKKHNDEILTCVFKCLRSNDKQVVLLSLTVLSAMCSTVENKFHFYEQVSKNLIALFRNDDHLLIHKGKVIVQHITRCLNNKKFFAYLCYSLIGEENVPFVMKFIQVLSWVLLTSEETKYLRNALFLKKQYSLFSLILIAWLRNPISSISFLLWLEKYQLAYLICSYLSLLSLNSDFYHQLDNLIFLLESPIFSKQRMHLVYPQNYPFLIKSLMILSLMLPLNTSNNILQKRLQMSQLSILTNGQRLPHLFDGRGQQGQQGQHGQVEQHGQHDQLEQHRLLEQPPLLDRPPLLESPHTDHAIELLKMEDEEERKEYSLIEVSEEERSKEEAKWDDKYNCLLSAVRQRLVTQGLPDQPADECTEFVNIFKTVLRSSHIVKYYL